TCGCTCTCCCCGTTTCTTCCGCGGGTCAATCTCCACCACATAGAACCCCTTGTCGTTTCCCTCGTCGCTAAAGTCAATGCGCTGTAAGCTCCCTGAGTAGACCACCGGTGGGATGTGTGAGAGAATCTGGCTCTTGTGCATATGCCCCAGGGCAACATAGTCGAAGGCTGCTTTGGCCACACTGTTTAGAGGAAGGACTGGATCCTGACCCAGGATCATGGCCCTCTCTGACCCGTGGGTGGCACTAGCCACCGTGACGTGAGCGGCTAGAATTGCCGGCAGGTCAGGATCAAGTTTTCTTATATTATCTTCGATAACACGGGTCAGAGTTTCCCCTAGCCTGAGCTTGAGTTCCTCAACATTGAGGCGTCTGGTGTCCTCCCGGGTGAGCAACGAGTTGCGTCTTAGCCAAGGCAAAGCGGCTATCTGGATAATCCCTTTTTTGGTTTTCACCGGATAGACGCCAGGCTGGTTAGCCACGATAACATTCTCTATGGCTAAAGTATCGAAAATCTCGATGGCCGTCGCCCGGCCGATAGCGTTGGGCAGATCGTGATTGCCCACCAGCAGAAAAACGGGTATCCCGCCTGCGGCCAGCATGCCGACCCTCCTGGCGAACTCCCGCTGATGGGTTTGCGATGGGTCCCGACTCTTGTAAGCATCGCCGCAAAATATGACCAGATCGGCTTCGGTTCGCAAGGAAAATTCCACCACGTTGTCGAAGGAGCGCTGGAAGTCGACCAGGCAGTTAGAGACACCGGTGGCTGGATCGATGCGGCTGTAGTTCTCCACACCCATATGAAGGTCGGCAAAATGGATGATGCGCATCGTGAATTTGTCCTGACCAGGTGCTAACATACCATCCAGTCCGGTTAATGAGATAGCCTTCTTTTCGGTTTCCCGCCCGTGTGGCCGGGCGACAGCAGGCTGAAGCCACTTTCCACGTCCCTGACACGCGCCACTTTGGCTCCCGTGATCTCATAGAGGATTACCTCGCCTACAAGCCAGACCTTGACACCGGGCCGCAAGCAACCGCTGGTCGTTTGCCCTGACCGCCCCAGAGCAGCATGTATATGCAGGGTCGGCTTGGCGTCTTCGCCGGGGGCAAGCACGCCCACGCCTACGACCTCATGCGCGCCGTCTATAGGTAATAGCATTGGCTCTGGCGGTCTTTCTTCGGAATGCCTTGGACCGACCACAATTTCACCGCCTCCAATTCCACCCACAAGGATTACATGGCCTACAGATACCCCGTTGTCTTCTGCGAAGCGCTCAATACACTCGGGCACCACATCACCATCCTCAAGTCTGATCACAAAGACTCTGCCGATTTGCCCTTCAGATGCTTTCATTGGCGTCCTCCTTGCTTTCAATCCGATGCGCTGAGTGGTTATGGTTCATCTCTCACCTCAGGTAGATTGTACCAGCGATTGCCGAAGCTGGAAAGATGATCATCAATCAATTCCGAAGTCGCCGCTTGGCTTATATTGAATAGCTGGTTT
The window above is part of the Chloroflexota bacterium genome. Proteins encoded here:
- a CDS encoding exonuclease SbcCD subunit D, producing the protein MRIIHFADLHMGVENYSRIDPATGVSNCLVDFQRSFDNVVEFSLRTEADLVIFCGDAYKSRDPSQTHQREFARRVGMLAAGGIPVFLLVGNHDLPNAIGRATAIEIFDTLAIENVIVANQPGVYPVKTKKGIIQIAALPWLRRNSLLTREDTRRLNVEELKLRLGETLTRVIEDNIRKLDPDLPAILAAHVTVASATHGSERAMILGQDPVLPLNSVAKAAFDYVALGHMHKSQILSHIPPVVYSGSLQRIDFSDEGNDKGFYVVEIDPRKKRGERATFEFHHSRARRFLTIETVVAANDPNPTTTVLQDIARRSHDIAGAIVRVQITIPQHVERLIHEPEIQAALREAQYISITKEVLRERRARLNGWSAEEMSPSEALKVYLALRKTPREHARTLLGYGERLIQETVED
- a CDS encoding DUF296 domain-containing protein; the encoded protein is MKASEGQIGRVFVIRLEDGDVVPECIERFAEDNGVSVGHVILVGGIGGGEIVVGPRHSEERPPEPMLLPIDGAHEVVGVGVLAPGEDAKPTLHIHAALGRSGQTTSGCLRPGVKVWLVGEVILYEITGAKVARVRDVESGFSLLSPGHTGGKPKRRLSH